The following are encoded together in the Micromonospora lupini genome:
- a CDS encoding penicillin-binding transpeptidase domain-containing protein, translating to MTLSYPRPHRPNRSRRVAALTATLLTAGVLAACSADDGPERSVDAFLAGWRSGDLQAVAIVDTTGAKVPAAEVTKEIKELSGELAATPPTLTRQGEPKVTKNIATTTVRIDWPLPGQAHWTYDRELRLVQGDDDQWQVMWEPRVIHEQLTKGDRLGLRRDTGTRAGVLDAAGQPIVSPRPVVRVGVQPNQVTDIKKLVKDLDGAFKAIRPALVPAVDLSDLPKRVAEADPAALVEVVTLRDDAYRQIKPRIYDLPGTKFASDKLDLAPTREFARALLGSVDPAQADDLAAHPDRYVTGDLVGHGGLQGRYDERLRGAPGLTVVVERPDEGGKLAPTGAELFHQEPKPGQALKTTLDVATQNAADGALRAESRRAALVAVRVKDGAVLAAANGPGPAGENLAFDAQVPPGSTFKMVSALGLLDRGAVTLDGPVECKKTFTVDGRSFKNSDNFELGSVPFRTDFAKSCNTAFASLAPKLGGDGLAAAGRSLGLEGQWDLGTDAFTGKVSTGGSPAEQAAASFGQGTTLVSPLAMAGATAAVARGAFIQPKLLVDPAPAKPAATDGPLKPQSIEALRTMMREVVTAGTGSALKDVPGGEVYGKTGTAEYDDNPAHTHAWFVGWQGDVAFAVFVEKGGASTASAVPIAERFLRALPTP from the coding sequence ATGACCTTGTCCTACCCCCGGCCCCACCGGCCGAACCGCTCCCGGCGGGTCGCCGCGCTCACTGCGACCCTGCTCACCGCCGGCGTCCTGGCGGCGTGCTCCGCTGACGACGGGCCGGAGCGCAGCGTCGACGCCTTCCTCGCCGGCTGGCGCAGCGGCGACCTGCAGGCGGTCGCGATCGTCGACACGACAGGCGCCAAGGTGCCGGCGGCCGAGGTGACCAAGGAGATCAAGGAGCTGTCCGGCGAGTTGGCGGCCACCCCGCCCACCCTGACCCGGCAGGGCGAGCCGAAGGTCACCAAGAACATCGCGACCACGACCGTCCGCATCGACTGGCCCCTGCCCGGCCAGGCCCACTGGACGTACGACCGGGAGCTGCGGCTCGTCCAGGGCGACGACGACCAGTGGCAGGTGATGTGGGAGCCCCGGGTGATCCACGAGCAGCTCACCAAGGGCGACCGGCTGGGGCTGCGTCGCGACACCGGCACCCGCGCCGGCGTGCTTGACGCGGCCGGCCAGCCGATCGTGTCGCCCCGCCCGGTGGTGCGGGTGGGCGTGCAGCCCAACCAGGTCACCGACATCAAGAAGCTGGTCAAGGATCTCGACGGGGCCTTCAAGGCGATCCGACCGGCCCTGGTTCCCGCCGTCGACCTGTCCGACCTGCCCAAGCGGGTGGCCGAGGCCGACCCGGCCGCGCTCGTCGAGGTGGTGACCCTGCGCGACGACGCGTACCGCCAGATCAAGCCCCGGATCTACGACCTGCCCGGCACCAAGTTCGCCTCCGACAAGCTCGACCTGGCGCCGACCCGGGAGTTCGCCCGCGCGCTGCTCGGCTCGGTCGACCCGGCGCAGGCCGACGACCTCGCCGCCCACCCGGACCGGTACGTCACCGGCGACCTGGTCGGGCACGGCGGGTTGCAGGGCCGCTACGACGAGCGGTTGCGCGGCGCCCCCGGCCTGACGGTAGTGGTCGAGCGGCCCGACGAGGGCGGCAAGCTGGCGCCCACCGGCGCCGAGCTGTTCCACCAGGAGCCGAAGCCCGGCCAGGCCCTGAAGACCACCCTGGACGTGGCAACCCAGAACGCTGCCGACGGTGCGCTGCGCGCCGAGTCGCGCCGAGCCGCGCTTGTCGCGGTACGCGTCAAGGACGGCGCGGTCCTCGCCGCCGCCAACGGTCCCGGGCCGGCCGGCGAGAACCTGGCCTTCGACGCCCAGGTGCCGCCGGGGTCCACGTTCAAGATGGTCAGCGCGCTGGGTCTGCTGGACCGCGGCGCGGTCACCCTGGACGGGCCGGTGGAGTGCAAGAAGACCTTCACAGTCGATGGCCGCTCCTTCAAGAACTCGGACAACTTCGAGCTGGGCTCGGTGCCGTTCCGCACCGACTTCGCCAAGTCCTGCAACACGGCCTTCGCCTCGCTGGCCCCGAAGCTCGGCGGTGACGGGCTGGCCGCCGCCGGCCGCTCGCTGGGCCTGGAGGGGCAGTGGGATCTCGGCACGGACGCCTTCACCGGCAAGGTGTCGACCGGTGGCAGCCCCGCCGAGCAGGCCGCCGCGTCGTTCGGCCAGGGCACCACGCTTGTCAGCCCGCTGGCCATGGCCGGCGCCACCGCGGCCGTAGCCCGCGGTGCCTTCATCCAGCCGAAGCTGCTTGTCGACCCGGCGCCGGCCAAGCCGGCCGCGACCGACGGACCGCTCAAGCCGCAGTCGATCGAGGCGCTGCGCACGATGATGCGCGAGGTGGTCACCGCCGGCACCGGCAGCGCGCTCAAGGACGTTCCGGGCGGCGAGGTGTACGGCAAGACCGGCACCGCCGAGTACGACGACAATCCGGCCCACACGCACGCCTGGTTCGTGGGCTGGCAGGGTGACGTCGCGTTCGCCGTGTTCGTGGAGAAGGGCGGGGCCAGCACGGCCTCGGCCGTTCCGATCGCCGAGCGCTTCCTCCGCGCCCTACCCACCCCGTGA
- a CDS encoding tetratricopeptide repeat protein: MSDPRITSSIFTRGAVDLSTLRGPAPASSRSGTPPQGGPSAGVPGAQTAGGNAAIVDVTEATIQADVLERSMAMPVIVFFGAAGFPESDEFAPVLERLAAESGGTWVLARVDVQENPRIAQMFRVQGIPMVYAVVGGQPIDAFSGVVPEAQLRQWIQAVLKAGGVAVAEPEDPRLDEADDALMSGDLDAAEQAYRKILADAPADAAATAGLAQVGVARRVAGADPATALAAAESAPDDVAAQLLAADIEVLSGLAEQAYARLVGLVRRTAGEDREEVRQHLVSLFSIAGPDDPAVASARRALASALF; the protein is encoded by the coding sequence ATGAGCGACCCACGGATCACCTCGTCGATCTTCACCCGCGGCGCGGTCGACCTCAGCACGCTGCGCGGCCCCGCACCAGCCAGTTCCCGCTCCGGCACACCCCCGCAGGGCGGCCCGTCCGCAGGCGTGCCCGGCGCGCAGACCGCCGGCGGCAACGCCGCAATCGTCGACGTCACCGAGGCGACCATCCAGGCCGATGTGCTCGAACGGTCGATGGCCATGCCCGTCATCGTCTTCTTCGGCGCGGCCGGCTTCCCGGAGAGCGACGAGTTCGCCCCGGTGCTGGAGCGGCTGGCCGCCGAGAGCGGTGGCACCTGGGTCCTCGCCCGGGTCGACGTGCAGGAAAACCCCCGGATCGCCCAGATGTTCCGGGTCCAGGGCATCCCCATGGTCTACGCGGTCGTCGGCGGACAGCCGATCGACGCCTTCTCCGGTGTGGTGCCCGAGGCGCAGCTCCGCCAGTGGATCCAGGCCGTGCTCAAGGCCGGCGGCGTGGCCGTCGCCGAACCGGAGGACCCCCGCCTCGACGAGGCGGACGACGCGCTCATGAGCGGCGACCTGGACGCCGCCGAGCAGGCGTACCGCAAGATCCTTGCCGACGCCCCGGCGGACGCCGCGGCCACCGCGGGCCTGGCCCAGGTCGGCGTGGCCCGCCGGGTGGCGGGCGCCGACCCGGCCACCGCGCTGGCCGCCGCCGAGAGTGCCCCCGACGACGTCGCGGCCCAACTGCTGGCCGCCGACATCGAGGTGCTCAGCGGCCTGGCCGAGCAGGCGTACGCCCGGCTCGTCGGCCTGGTCCGGCGCACCGCCGGTGAGGACCGCGAGGAGGTTCGCCAGCACCTGGTGTCGCTGTTCTCCATCGCCGGCCCGGACGACCCGGCGGTCGCCTCGGCCCGGCGGGCCCTGGCCAGCGCCCTCTTCTGA
- a CDS encoding acyl-CoA mutase large subunit family protein has protein sequence MDADEIDAGRARWQARYDSARKRDADFTTLSGMPVEPVYGPPEGSAYPGFERIGWPGEYPYTRGLHPTGYRGRTWTIRQFAGFGNAQQTNERYKMILGAGGGGLSVAFDMPTLMGRDSDDPQALGEVGHCGVAIDTATDMQALFDGIDLADVTTSMTISGPAVPVFCMYLVAAERQGADLSKLDGTLQTDIFKEYIAQKEWLFDPEPHLRLIGDLMEYCAAEIPRYKPLSVSGYHIREAGSTAAQELAYTLADGFGYVELGLSRGLDVNVFAPGLSFFFDSHLDFFEEIAKFRAARRIWARWLRDVYGVTSEKALWLRFHTQTAGVSLTAQQPVNNVVRTAVEALAAVLGGTNSLHTNALDETLALPTDESAEIALRTQQVLMEETGVVNVADPLGGSWYVEALTDKIEAEAEEIFARIRQLGGDGPHQIGPMTSGILRGIEDGWFTGHIAESAFVYQQALEKGDKKIVGVNCHTGTVAKELEILRISHEVELEQRRVLAERKGARDELAVQAAVARMVDASRTDENMIPAMLDAVRAEATLGEICDALRAEWGTYREPARF, from the coding sequence ATGGACGCCGACGAGATCGACGCCGGACGGGCACGCTGGCAGGCCCGGTACGACTCCGCGCGCAAGCGGGACGCCGACTTCACCACGCTCTCCGGAATGCCCGTGGAGCCGGTGTACGGGCCACCGGAGGGCAGCGCGTACCCGGGCTTCGAACGGATCGGCTGGCCGGGCGAGTACCCGTACACCAGGGGTCTTCATCCGACCGGCTATCGCGGGCGAACCTGGACGATCCGGCAGTTCGCCGGCTTCGGCAACGCCCAGCAGACGAACGAGCGCTACAAGATGATCCTCGGCGCCGGCGGCGGCGGTCTCTCCGTCGCGTTCGACATGCCGACCCTGATGGGCCGCGACTCCGACGACCCGCAGGCGCTCGGCGAGGTCGGCCACTGCGGCGTCGCCATCGACACCGCCACCGACATGCAGGCGCTCTTCGACGGCATCGACCTGGCCGACGTCACCACCTCGATGACCATCTCCGGTCCGGCCGTGCCGGTGTTCTGCATGTATCTGGTCGCCGCCGAGCGGCAGGGCGCCGACCTGTCGAAGCTGGACGGCACCCTGCAGACCGACATCTTCAAGGAGTACATCGCGCAGAAGGAGTGGCTCTTCGACCCGGAGCCGCACCTGCGCCTGATCGGCGACCTGATGGAGTACTGCGCGGCCGAGATCCCGCGCTACAAGCCGCTGTCGGTCTCCGGCTACCACATCCGCGAGGCCGGCTCGACAGCCGCGCAGGAGCTGGCGTACACCCTGGCCGACGGCTTCGGCTACGTGGAGCTGGGCCTCTCGCGCGGGCTCGACGTCAACGTCTTCGCGCCGGGGCTGAGCTTCTTCTTCGACTCGCACCTCGACTTCTTCGAGGAGATCGCCAAGTTCCGCGCCGCTCGCCGGATCTGGGCCCGCTGGCTGCGCGACGTCTACGGCGTGACAAGCGAAAAGGCCCTCTGGCTGCGGTTCCACACGCAGACCGCAGGGGTGTCGCTGACCGCGCAGCAGCCGGTCAACAACGTCGTACGCACCGCAGTCGAGGCTCTCGCGGCGGTGCTGGGCGGCACCAACTCGCTGCACACGAACGCGCTGGACGAGACCCTGGCGCTGCCCACCGACGAGTCCGCCGAGATCGCCCTGCGCACCCAGCAGGTGCTGATGGAGGAGACCGGCGTGGTGAACGTGGCCGACCCGCTCGGTGGCTCCTGGTACGTCGAGGCGCTCACCGACAAGATCGAAGCCGAGGCGGAGGAGATCTTCGCCCGGATCCGGCAACTCGGCGGGGACGGGCCGCACCAGATCGGCCCGATGACCTCGGGCATCCTGCGCGGCATCGAGGACGGCTGGTTCACCGGGCACATCGCCGAGTCGGCGTTCGTCTACCAGCAGGCCCTCGAAAAGGGTGACAAGAAGATCGTCGGCGTCAACTGCCACACCGGCACCGTCGCCAAGGAACTGGAGATCCTGCGCATCTCGCACGAGGTGGAGCTGGAGCAGCGGCGGGTGCTCGCCGAGCGCAAGGGCGCCCGGGACGAGTTGGCGGTCCAGGCTGCGGTGGCCCGGATGGTCGACGCCAGCCGTACCGACGAGAACATGATCCCCGCCATGCTCGACGCGGTCCGCGCCGAGGCGACTCTGGGCGAGATCTGCGACGCCCTCCGGGCCGAGTGGGGCACCTACCGCGAACCCGCCCGCTTCTGA
- a CDS encoding Asp23/Gls24 family envelope stress response protein: MDHEATQEMTAASVPAGGTTQVSDEVIEKIAVAAARAVPGVAELGGDVARFFNSVLDRVGLDQVGDARRGCSAHVTGDAAVVNLVLVIEAGQPVPEITGQVRARVTEAVEAYGLRVDEVNIRVDDVAIGGPAATV; the protein is encoded by the coding sequence ATGGATCACGAGGCGACGCAGGAGATGACGGCGGCGTCGGTGCCGGCCGGGGGCACGACGCAGGTCTCCGACGAGGTGATCGAGAAGATCGCCGTCGCGGCGGCCCGCGCGGTGCCCGGGGTCGCCGAGTTGGGCGGAGACGTCGCCCGGTTCTTCAACTCCGTCCTCGACCGGGTCGGGTTGGACCAGGTGGGCGACGCCCGGAGGGGCTGCTCGGCGCACGTGACAGGGGACGCCGCGGTGGTCAACCTGGTGCTGGTGATCGAGGCCGGTCAGCCGGTGCCGGAGATCACCGGGCAGGTGCGGGCCCGGGTCACCGAGGCGGTCGAGGCGTACGGGCTGCGGGTCGACGAGGTGAACATCCGGGTCGACGACGTGGCGATCGGCGGCCCCGCTGCCACCGTCTGA
- the meaB gene encoding methylmalonyl Co-A mutase-associated GTPase MeaB, with protein MLVERARTGDPRAVARLITLVENGDTLLPAIAAALAPYAGQAQVVGLTGSPGVGKSTTTNELVRALRARGHRVGVLAVDPSSPFTGGAILGDRVRMQDHATDPGVYIRSMSSRGHLGGLAAATPQAVRVLEGAGCDVVLVETVGVGQAEVEVASLADTTLVLLAPGMGDAIQAVKAGILEIADVFVVNKADRDGVDATVRDIQGMIALGERGPGQWRPQVVRAVAARGEGIDDIAAAIDKHRGWLVEHGELRRRQEARAAAEIEAIALGTLRARIGSLRDGTELSTLAAKVAEGGLDPYAAADTLLAQLAR; from the coding sequence ATGCTTGTCGAGCGGGCCCGCACCGGGGACCCCCGTGCGGTGGCCCGCCTCATCACCCTGGTGGAGAACGGCGACACCCTGCTGCCGGCGATCGCCGCCGCGTTGGCGCCGTACGCCGGGCAGGCCCAGGTCGTCGGGCTCACCGGCTCACCGGGGGTGGGCAAGTCGACCACCACGAACGAGCTGGTCCGCGCGCTGCGGGCGCGTGGGCACCGGGTCGGCGTGCTGGCTGTCGACCCGTCCAGCCCGTTCACCGGCGGGGCGATCCTCGGCGACCGGGTGCGCATGCAGGACCACGCCACCGATCCGGGCGTCTACATCCGGTCGATGTCCAGTCGGGGGCACCTCGGCGGGTTGGCGGCGGCGACGCCGCAGGCGGTCCGCGTGCTTGAGGGCGCCGGCTGTGACGTGGTGCTGGTCGAGACCGTCGGCGTCGGGCAGGCCGAGGTGGAGGTCGCCTCGCTCGCCGACACCACGCTCGTGCTGCTCGCACCCGGCATGGGTGATGCGATCCAGGCGGTCAAGGCAGGCATCCTGGAGATCGCCGACGTGTTCGTGGTCAACAAGGCCGACCGGGACGGCGTCGACGCCACCGTCCGCGACATCCAAGGCATGATCGCTCTCGGTGAGCGAGGCCCGGGGCAGTGGCGGCCGCAGGTGGTCCGCGCGGTGGCGGCCCGGGGCGAGGGCATCGACGACATCGCCGCCGCCATCGACAAGCACCGGGGCTGGCTGGTCGAGCACGGCGAGCTGCGCCGCCGCCAGGAGGCGCGGGCCGCCGCCGAGATCGAGGCCATCGCGCTCGGCACTCTCCGCGCCCGGATCGGCTCACTTCGCGACGGTACGGAGCTGAGCACGCTCGCCGCCAAGGTGGCCGAGGGTGGCCTCGACCCGTACGCGGCGGCCGACACCCTGCTCGCCCAGCTCGCCCGCTGA
- a CDS encoding acetyl-CoA C-acetyltransferase: MASVIVSGARTPMGRLLGNLKDLPATKLGGIAIKAALERAGVSPDQVQYVIMGQVLQAGAGQIPARQAAVEAGVPMSVPALTINKVCLSGLDAIALADQLIRAGEFDIVVAGGMESMTNAPHLLMGQRTGYKYGDVVVKDHMAHDGLSDAWDCCSMGESTERLGTKHGISREEQDAFAAASHQRAAAAQKNGHFAEEITPVLIPQRKGDPLVISDDEGIRPDTTAESLARLRPAFTKDGTITAGSSSPISDGAAAVVVMSMAKAKELGLTWLAEIGAHGNVAGPDNSLHSQPSNAINHALKKGGLSVEDLDLIEINEAFAQVGIQSSRDLGVSSDRVNVNGGAIALGHPIGMSGARLVLTLALELKRRGGGTGAAALCGGGGQGDALIIHVPGKAETDK, encoded by the coding sequence ATGGCTTCGGTGATCGTCAGCGGCGCGCGGACCCCGATGGGGCGCCTGCTGGGCAACCTCAAGGACCTCCCGGCCACCAAGCTCGGCGGGATCGCCATCAAGGCAGCCCTGGAGCGGGCCGGTGTCAGCCCGGACCAGGTCCAGTACGTGATCATGGGGCAGGTGCTCCAGGCGGGCGCCGGGCAGATCCCGGCCCGGCAGGCGGCTGTCGAGGCAGGCGTGCCCATGTCGGTGCCGGCGCTGACCATCAACAAGGTCTGCCTCTCCGGCCTGGACGCCATCGCCCTGGCCGACCAGCTCATCAGGGCCGGCGAGTTCGACATCGTGGTGGCCGGCGGCATGGAGTCGATGACAAACGCCCCGCACCTGCTGATGGGCCAGCGCACCGGCTACAAGTACGGCGACGTGGTGGTCAAGGACCACATGGCGCACGACGGGCTCAGCGACGCCTGGGACTGCTGCTCGATGGGTGAGTCGACCGAGCGGCTCGGCACGAAGCACGGGATCTCCCGCGAGGAGCAGGACGCCTTCGCCGCGGCCAGCCACCAGCGGGCCGCCGCCGCGCAGAAGAACGGCCACTTCGCCGAGGAGATCACCCCGGTGCTGATCCCGCAGCGCAAGGGTGACCCGCTGGTGATCAGTGACGACGAGGGCATCCGCCCGGACACCACCGCCGAGTCGCTGGCCAGGCTGCGCCCCGCCTTCACCAAGGACGGAACGATCACCGCCGGCAGCTCCTCGCCGATCTCCGACGGCGCCGCCGCGGTGGTCGTCATGAGCATGGCCAAGGCCAAGGAGCTGGGGCTGACCTGGCTGGCCGAGATCGGCGCGCACGGCAACGTGGCGGGTCCGGACAACTCCCTGCACTCGCAGCCGTCCAACGCGATCAACCACGCCCTGAAGAAGGGCGGCCTGAGCGTGGAGGACCTGGACCTCATCGAGATCAACGAGGCGTTCGCGCAGGTAGGCATCCAGTCCAGCCGCGACCTCGGCGTCAGCTCCGACAGGGTCAACGTCAACGGCGGCGCGATCGCGTTGGGGCACCCGATCGGCATGTCCGGCGCGCGTCTCGTCCTCACCCTCGCCCTCGAGCTGAAGCGGCGCGGCGGCGGCACCGGCGCGGCCGCTCTGTGCGGCGGCGGTGGTCAGGGCGACGCGCTGATCATCCACGTGCCGGGTAAGGCTGAGACCGACAAGTGA
- the mce gene encoding methylmalonyl-CoA epimerase encodes MAENSPVEPGADYVTDIGLRKIDHVGIAVSDLDAAIDFYQRTFGMRCVHVETNAEQGVREAMLTVGPTVEGGCVQLLAPLNPESTIAKFLDRNGPGVQQVAYTVADIDVACAALRERGMRLLYDAPRRGTADSRINFVHPKDAGGVLIELVQPAPTP; translated from the coding sequence ATGGCTGAGAACTCCCCCGTCGAGCCCGGTGCGGACTACGTCACAGACATCGGGCTTCGCAAGATTGACCACGTCGGCATCGCCGTCTCCGACCTGGATGCCGCGATCGACTTCTACCAGCGGACCTTCGGGATGCGCTGCGTGCACGTCGAGACCAACGCCGAGCAGGGCGTACGGGAGGCGATGCTGACCGTCGGCCCGACCGTCGAGGGGGGCTGCGTGCAACTGCTGGCCCCGCTCAACCCGGAGTCGACGATCGCGAAGTTCCTCGACCGCAACGGGCCGGGCGTGCAGCAGGTGGCGTACACCGTTGCGGACATCGACGTGGCGTGCGCGGCGCTGCGCGAGCGGGGGATGCGGCTGCTCTACGACGCCCCGCGCCGCGGCACCGCCGACAGCCGCATCAACTTCGTGCACCCCAAGGACGCCGGCGGCGTCCTGATCGAACTGGTCCAACCCGCCCCCACCCCCTGA
- the ccrA gene encoding crotonyl-CoA carboxylase/reductase, translated as MQDILEAIMAAEESNDPDRELAGVAGLPVPESYRGVVVRAEESRMFDGMATRDKDPRKALHVQEVPTPELAPGEALIAVMASAINYNTVWTSIFEPVSTFRFLERYGRVSELTRRHDLPYHVVGSDAAGVVLRTGPGVTRWTAGDEVVAHCLSVELEDAAGHDDTMLDPQQRIWGFETNFGGLAELAVVKANQLMPKPRHLSWEEAASPGLVNSTAYRQLVSHHGANMKQGDVVLIWGASGGLGGYATQMALNGGAIPVCVVSSPEKAELCRRMGADLVIDRAAEGFRFWKDEQTQDQDEWRRFGERIRELTGGEDPDIVFEHPGRETFGASVYVARRGGTIVTCASTSGFQHQYDNRYLWMHLKRIVGSHFANYHEAWQANRLVALGKVHPTVSRTYPLEQTGQAAYEVHRNAHQGKVGVRCLAPCDGLGVRDGELRARHEDAINRFRGH; from the coding sequence GTGCAGGACATCCTCGAAGCGATCATGGCGGCGGAGGAATCGAACGACCCGGACCGCGAGCTGGCGGGCGTCGCCGGACTGCCCGTGCCGGAGAGTTACCGGGGCGTGGTCGTCCGCGCCGAGGAGTCCCGGATGTTCGACGGCATGGCCACCCGGGACAAGGACCCCCGCAAGGCGCTGCACGTGCAGGAGGTGCCGACGCCGGAGCTGGCGCCGGGCGAGGCGCTGATCGCGGTGATGGCCAGCGCGATCAACTACAACACGGTGTGGACGAGCATCTTCGAGCCGGTGTCCACCTTCCGGTTCCTCGAACGCTACGGCCGGGTCTCCGAGCTGACCCGCCGACACGACCTGCCGTACCACGTGGTCGGCTCGGACGCCGCAGGCGTGGTGCTGCGCACCGGCCCGGGGGTGACCCGATGGACGGCCGGCGACGAGGTCGTCGCGCACTGCCTCTCCGTCGAGCTGGAGGACGCCGCCGGGCACGACGACACAATGCTCGACCCGCAGCAGCGGATCTGGGGCTTCGAGACCAACTTCGGCGGGCTGGCCGAGCTGGCAGTGGTCAAGGCCAACCAGCTGATGCCCAAGCCGCGGCACCTGAGCTGGGAGGAGGCGGCGAGCCCCGGGCTTGTCAACTCCACCGCGTACCGGCAACTCGTCTCGCACCACGGCGCCAACATGAAGCAGGGTGACGTGGTGCTGATCTGGGGCGCCTCCGGCGGCCTCGGCGGGTACGCCACCCAGATGGCCCTCAACGGGGGCGCGATCCCGGTCTGCGTGGTCTCGTCCCCGGAGAAGGCCGAGCTGTGCCGCCGGATGGGCGCGGACCTGGTCATCGACCGGGCGGCCGAGGGCTTCCGGTTCTGGAAGGACGAGCAGACCCAGGACCAGGACGAGTGGCGGCGCTTCGGCGAGCGGATCCGCGAGCTGACCGGCGGCGAGGACCCGGACATCGTCTTCGAGCACCCGGGCCGGGAGACGTTCGGCGCGAGCGTCTACGTGGCCCGCCGTGGCGGCACCATCGTCACCTGCGCGTCCACGAGCGGGTTCCAGCACCAGTACGACAACCGCTACCTGTGGATGCACCTGAAGCGGATCGTGGGCAGCCACTTCGCCAACTACCACGAGGCATGGCAGGCCAACCGTCTGGTCGCGCTCGGAAAGGTGCACCCGACCGTGTCGCGCACCTACCCGCTGGAGCAGACCGGTCAGGCCGCGTACGAGGTGCACCGCAACGCGCACCAGGGCAAGGTCGGGGTGCGCTGCCTCGCGCCCTGCGACGGGTTGGGCGTCCGTGACGGGGAGTTGCGGGCCCGGCACGAGGACGCCATCAACAGGTTCCGGGGGCACTGA
- a CDS encoding cell division protein DivIVA, protein MPQQQSSPLAFFDNANSQPDFTVGLRGYNTHQVDDFIGRMTAALTQSEQARAEAEQRMNDAQRRLRQAEQRMSALEQKLTDTNKQLEENSRPTLSGLGTRVEQILRLAEEQANDHRNEAKRESEGILSAARLEAREITDKARAEAAAMKASAEREAGNLRTAAEREAAEVRVQARREADTLRADADRETKQLRTVTAHEVAELKSTVEREVATLRATAEREITQQRAKAAREAEEKRAEATKLLTDARDKRDKDLQALELQLAERREKAEREESERHAAQVAQTQKMVSEAEQRARAAQERAKEIEQRAEARRVESERNAAETIDKAKAHSEKTLNEAKAESQRLLTEARSEAEHTTQAARREVEDLTRQKDAVTSQLGQMLSGLAGIVPGVPAAAAPAAKPEAKKTDGGQERVTAETAG, encoded by the coding sequence ATGCCCCAGCAGCAGTCCTCCCCTCTCGCGTTCTTCGATAACGCGAACTCGCAGCCAGATTTCACCGTTGGCCTGCGCGGATACAACACTCACCAGGTCGATGACTTCATCGGCCGGATGACCGCCGCGCTGACCCAGTCCGAGCAGGCCCGTGCCGAGGCCGAGCAGCGGATGAACGACGCCCAGCGTCGCCTCCGCCAGGCCGAGCAGCGCATGAGTGCGCTGGAGCAGAAGCTCACCGACACGAACAAGCAGCTCGAGGAGAACAGCCGGCCCACCCTCTCCGGGCTCGGCACCCGCGTCGAGCAGATCCTCCGGCTCGCCGAGGAGCAGGCCAACGACCACCGCAACGAGGCCAAGCGCGAGTCGGAGGGCATCCTCTCCGCCGCCCGCCTCGAGGCCCGGGAGATCACGGACAAGGCCCGCGCCGAGGCCGCCGCGATGAAGGCCAGCGCCGAGCGCGAGGCCGGCAACCTGCGCACCGCCGCCGAGCGCGAGGCCGCCGAGGTCCGTGTGCAGGCCCGCCGCGAGGCCGACACGCTGCGCGCCGACGCGGACCGCGAGACCAAGCAGCTGCGGACGGTGACGGCCCACGAGGTGGCCGAGCTGAAGTCGACTGTCGAGCGGGAGGTGGCGACCCTCCGGGCCACCGCCGAGCGGGAGATCACCCAGCAGCGGGCCAAGGCCGCCCGCGAGGCCGAGGAGAAGCGCGCCGAGGCCACCAAGCTGCTCACCGACGCGCGGGACAAGCGCGACAAGGACCTCCAGGCCCTGGAGCTGCAACTGGCCGAGCGGCGCGAGAAGGCCGAGCGCGAGGAGTCCGAGCGGCACGCCGCCCAGGTCGCGCAGACCCAGAAGATGGTCAGCGAGGCCGAGCAGCGCGCTCGTGCCGCCCAGGAGCGCGCGAAGGAGATCGAGCAGCGCGCCGAGGCCCGCCGGGTCGAGTCGGAGCGCAACGCCGCCGAGACGATCGACAAGGCCAAGGCGCACTCCGAGAAGACGCTCAACGAGGCCAAGGCCGAGTCGCAGCGCCTGCTCACCGAGGCGCGCAGCGAGGCCGAGCACACCACGCAGGCCGCCCGTCGCGAGGTCGAGGACCTCACCCGGCAGAAGGACGCGGTCACCTCGCAGCTCGGTCAGATGCTCTCCGGGCTCGCCGGCATCGTGCCCGGCGTGCCGGCGGCGGCTGCCCCGGCGGCCAAGCCGGAGGCGAAGAAGACCGACGGTGGTCAGGAGCGTGTGACCGCGGAGACCGCCGGCTGA